One stretch of Vicia villosa cultivar HV-30 ecotype Madison, WI unplaced genomic scaffold, Vvil1.0 ctg.001020F_1_1, whole genome shotgun sequence DNA includes these proteins:
- the LOC131632807 gene encoding inositol transporter 1-like isoform X3, which produces MPEATPGSSGYLELYPERKISYFKNPYILGVTAAAGIGGLLFGYDTGVISGALLYIKDDFDDVRKSSFLQETIVSMALVGAIIGAATGGWINDVFGRKKATLSADVVFTLGSAVMAAAPDAYILILGRLLVGLGVGIASVTAPVYIAESSPSEIRGSLVSTNVLMITGGQFLSYLINLAFTKVPGTWRWMLGVAGLPAVIQFFVMLFLPESPRWLFLKNRKEEAISVLSNIYTYERLEDEVNYLTDVSEKERQKRKNIRYMDVFRSKEIRNAFFVGAGLQAFQQFTGISIVMYYSPTIIQMAGFNSNQAKEVGSLKLVRCNYSSGNPFCRILPSII; this is translated from the exons ATGCCGGAGGCCACCCCGGGAAGCTCCGGTTACTTGGAATTGTATCCGGAAAGAAAAATATCGTATTTCAAGAATCCCTACATTCTCGGAGTAACTGCTGCCGCTGGCATTGGCGGACTCCTCTTCGGCTACGACACTG GTGTTATATCAGGGGCCCTTCTATATATTAaagatgattttgatgatgtccGGAAAAGTAGCTTCCTTCAG GAAACTATTGTAAGCATGGCATTGGTTGGTGCAATTATTGGAGCAGCAACAGGTGGCTGGATTAATGATGTTTTTGGACGTAAGAAGGCCACACTTAGTGCTGATGTTGTCTTTACTCTTGGATCAGCTGTCATGGCTGCCGCACCAGATGCATATATTCTAATACTTGGCCGTCTTCTTGTTGGCCTTGGCGTGGGCATAGCTTCTGTCACTGCTCCTGTATATATTGCTGAATCCTCACCATCAGAAATAAGGGGTTCATTAGTAAGCACAAATGTACTCATGATAACTGGCGGACAGTTTCTTTCTTACCTCATAAATCTTGCCTTTACCAAG GTTCCTGGGACATGGCGATGGATGCTGGGCGTTGCTGGTTTGCCAGCTGTTATTCAGTTTTTTGTCATGCTTTTCCTGCCTGAATCTCCAAGGTGGCTTTTCCTGAAG AATAGGAAAGAAGAAGCTATTTCTGTGCTTTCTAATATCTATACTTATGAACGTCTAGAAGATGAAGTCAATTACCTCACAGATGTTTCTGAGAAAGAACGGCAGAAACGGAAGAACATTAGATACATGGATGTTTTCCGCTCAAAAGAAATCAGAAATGCTTTTTTTGTTGGGGCCGGACTTCAG GCTTTTCAGCAGTTCACCGGTATCAGCATAGTCATGTACTACAGCCCCACAATCATTCAAATGGCCGGGTTTAATTCCAATCA GGCGAAGGAAGTTGGCTCTCTCAAGCTTGTCAGGTGCAACTATAGCTCTGGCAATCCTTTCTGCAGGATCTTACCTTCAATCATCTGA
- the LOC131632807 gene encoding inositol transporter 1-like isoform X1, which produces MPEATPGSSGYLELYPERKISYFKNPYILGVTAAAGIGGLLFGYDTGVISGALLYIKDDFDDVRKSSFLQETIVSMALVGAIIGAATGGWINDVFGRKKATLSADVVFTLGSAVMAAAPDAYILILGRLLVGLGVGIASVTAPVYIAESSPSEIRGSLVSTNVLMITGGQFLSYLINLAFTKVPGTWRWMLGVAGLPAVIQFFVMLFLPESPRWLFLKNRKEEAISVLSNIYTYERLEDEVNYLTDVSEKERQKRKNIRYMDVFRSKEIRNAFFVGAGLQAFQQFTGISIVMYYSPTIIQMAGFNSNQLALLLSLIVAGMNAAGTILGIYLIDHAGRRKLALSSLSGATIALAILSAGSYLQSSDSSNTIYGWIAIIGLALYILFFAPGMGPVPWTVNSEIYPEEFRGVCGGMSATVNWICSVIMSESFLSVSDSVGLGGSFVILGVICVVAFFFVLFFVPETKGLTFEEVSLIWKKRARGKDSNIQTLLERGSQF; this is translated from the exons ATGCCGGAGGCCACCCCGGGAAGCTCCGGTTACTTGGAATTGTATCCGGAAAGAAAAATATCGTATTTCAAGAATCCCTACATTCTCGGAGTAACTGCTGCCGCTGGCATTGGCGGACTCCTCTTCGGCTACGACACTG GTGTTATATCAGGGGCCCTTCTATATATTAaagatgattttgatgatgtccGGAAAAGTAGCTTCCTTCAG GAAACTATTGTAAGCATGGCATTGGTTGGTGCAATTATTGGAGCAGCAACAGGTGGCTGGATTAATGATGTTTTTGGACGTAAGAAGGCCACACTTAGTGCTGATGTTGTCTTTACTCTTGGATCAGCTGTCATGGCTGCCGCACCAGATGCATATATTCTAATACTTGGCCGTCTTCTTGTTGGCCTTGGCGTGGGCATAGCTTCTGTCACTGCTCCTGTATATATTGCTGAATCCTCACCATCAGAAATAAGGGGTTCATTAGTAAGCACAAATGTACTCATGATAACTGGCGGACAGTTTCTTTCTTACCTCATAAATCTTGCCTTTACCAAG GTTCCTGGGACATGGCGATGGATGCTGGGCGTTGCTGGTTTGCCAGCTGTTATTCAGTTTTTTGTCATGCTTTTCCTGCCTGAATCTCCAAGGTGGCTTTTCCTGAAG AATAGGAAAGAAGAAGCTATTTCTGTGCTTTCTAATATCTATACTTATGAACGTCTAGAAGATGAAGTCAATTACCTCACAGATGTTTCTGAGAAAGAACGGCAGAAACGGAAGAACATTAGATACATGGATGTTTTCCGCTCAAAAGAAATCAGAAATGCTTTTTTTGTTGGGGCCGGACTTCAG GCTTTTCAGCAGTTCACCGGTATCAGCATAGTCATGTACTACAGCCCCACAATCATTCAAATGGCCGGGTTTAATTCCAATCAGTTAGCTCTTCTTTTATCTCTCATAGTTGCTGGCATGAATGCTGCTGGAACAATTCTTGGCATTTATCTAATTGACCATGCAGGGCGAAGGAAGTTGGCTCTCTCAAGCTTGTCAGGTGCAACTATAGCTCTGGCAATCCTTTCTGCAGGATCTTACCTTCAATCATCTGACTCCTCAAATACAATCTATGGATGGATAGCAATTATCGGGTTAGCTCTGTATATTCTTTTTTTCGCTCCAGGAATGGGACCAGTGCCATGGACTGTGAACTCAGAAATCTACCCTGAAGAGTTCCGAGGTGTATGTGGGGGAATGTCAGCTACTGTTAACTGGATTTGCAGTGTGATAATGTCTGAAAGTTTTCTTTCAGTCTCTGATTCCGTTGGTCTTGGTGGGAGTTTCGTGATTCTTGGTGTTATATGCGTGGTTGCTTTTTTCTTTGTGCTCTTCTTTGTGCCAGAGACAAAGGGATTGACATTTGAAGAAGTGTCTCTCATATGGAAGAAGAGAGCCCGGGGTAAAGATTCTAACATACAAACCCTTCTTGAGAGAGGAAGCCAATTCTAA
- the LOC131632807 gene encoding inositol transporter 1-like isoform X2, with translation MALVGAIIGAATGGWINDVFGRKKATLSADVVFTLGSAVMAAAPDAYILILGRLLVGLGVGIASVTAPVYIAESSPSEIRGSLVSTNVLMITGGQFLSYLINLAFTKVPGTWRWMLGVAGLPAVIQFFVMLFLPESPRWLFLKNRKEEAISVLSNIYTYERLEDEVNYLTDVSEKERQKRKNIRYMDVFRSKEIRNAFFVGAGLQAFQQFTGISIVMYYSPTIIQMAGFNSNQLALLLSLIVAGMNAAGTILGIYLIDHAGRRKLALSSLSGATIALAILSAGSYLQSSDSSNTIYGWIAIIGLALYILFFAPGMGPVPWTVNSEIYPEEFRGVCGGMSATVNWICSVIMSESFLSVSDSVGLGGSFVILGVICVVAFFFVLFFVPETKGLTFEEVSLIWKKRARGKDSNIQTLLERGSQF, from the exons ATGGCATTGGTTGGTGCAATTATTGGAGCAGCAACAGGTGGCTGGATTAATGATGTTTTTGGACGTAAGAAGGCCACACTTAGTGCTGATGTTGTCTTTACTCTTGGATCAGCTGTCATGGCTGCCGCACCAGATGCATATATTCTAATACTTGGCCGTCTTCTTGTTGGCCTTGGCGTGGGCATAGCTTCTGTCACTGCTCCTGTATATATTGCTGAATCCTCACCATCAGAAATAAGGGGTTCATTAGTAAGCACAAATGTACTCATGATAACTGGCGGACAGTTTCTTTCTTACCTCATAAATCTTGCCTTTACCAAG GTTCCTGGGACATGGCGATGGATGCTGGGCGTTGCTGGTTTGCCAGCTGTTATTCAGTTTTTTGTCATGCTTTTCCTGCCTGAATCTCCAAGGTGGCTTTTCCTGAAG AATAGGAAAGAAGAAGCTATTTCTGTGCTTTCTAATATCTATACTTATGAACGTCTAGAAGATGAAGTCAATTACCTCACAGATGTTTCTGAGAAAGAACGGCAGAAACGGAAGAACATTAGATACATGGATGTTTTCCGCTCAAAAGAAATCAGAAATGCTTTTTTTGTTGGGGCCGGACTTCAG GCTTTTCAGCAGTTCACCGGTATCAGCATAGTCATGTACTACAGCCCCACAATCATTCAAATGGCCGGGTTTAATTCCAATCAGTTAGCTCTTCTTTTATCTCTCATAGTTGCTGGCATGAATGCTGCTGGAACAATTCTTGGCATTTATCTAATTGACCATGCAGGGCGAAGGAAGTTGGCTCTCTCAAGCTTGTCAGGTGCAACTATAGCTCTGGCAATCCTTTCTGCAGGATCTTACCTTCAATCATCTGACTCCTCAAATACAATCTATGGATGGATAGCAATTATCGGGTTAGCTCTGTATATTCTTTTTTTCGCTCCAGGAATGGGACCAGTGCCATGGACTGTGAACTCAGAAATCTACCCTGAAGAGTTCCGAGGTGTATGTGGGGGAATGTCAGCTACTGTTAACTGGATTTGCAGTGTGATAATGTCTGAAAGTTTTCTTTCAGTCTCTGATTCCGTTGGTCTTGGTGGGAGTTTCGTGATTCTTGGTGTTATATGCGTGGTTGCTTTTTTCTTTGTGCTCTTCTTTGTGCCAGAGACAAAGGGATTGACATTTGAAGAAGTGTCTCTCATATGGAAGAAGAGAGCCCGGGGTAAAGATTCTAACATACAAACCCTTCTTGAGAGAGGAAGCCAATTCTAA
- the LOC131632805 gene encoding UDP-glucuronate 4-epimerase 6-like has protein sequence MASPPDTSKTVKLERYNSYIRKVNSTKLLNASSKLLFRATLLIALVLVFFFTFNYPPLSDSTNHHFHTHSHFLTSAFGGGGGAWERQIRHSATPRRPNGFTVLVTGAAGFVGSHSSLALKKRGDGVIGLDNFNTYYDPSLKRARQALLTQHQIFIVEGDLNDAPLLTKLFDVVPITHILHLAAQAGVRYAMQNPQSYIKSNIAGFVNLLEVAKAANPQPAIVWASSSSVYGLNTENPFSELHRTDQPASLYAATKKAGEEIAHTYNHIYGLSLTGLRFFTVYGPWGRPDMAYFFFTKDILHGKTIDVYQTQEGKEVARDFTYIDDIVKGCIGALDTAEKSTGSGGKKKAPAQLRIYNLGNTSPVPVGKLVSILENLLTTKAKKHILKMPRNGDVPYTHANVTLAYRDFGYKPTTDLSTGLRKFVKWYVRYYGIQSGLKKENHLNNEQPEDSA, from the coding sequence ATGGCCTCTCCACCAGACACAAGCAAAACCGTAAAGCTAGAACGTTACAATAGCTACATCAGAAAAGTTAACAGCACAAAACTCCTTAACGCTTCCTCCAAACTTCTCTTCCGTGCCACACTCTTAATCGCACTCGTCCTCgttttcttcttcactttcaattATCCTCCTCTCTCCGACTCCACCAACCACCACTTCCACACCCATTCCCACTTCCTCACCTCCGCATTCGGCGGAGGCGGCGGTGCTTGGGAGCGACAAATCCGTCACTCCGCTACACCCCGTCGCCCCAACGGTTTCACTGTACTTGTAACCGGTGCAGCCGGTTTCGTCGGCTCACACTCTTCCCTCGCCCTTAAAAAACGAGGCGACGGTGTTATAGGTCTAGATAACTTCAACACCTACTACGACCCGTCGTTGAAGAGAGCAAGACAAGCTTTACTAACTCAGCATCAAATCTTCATCGTCGAAGGCGACCTAAACGACGCGCCGTTGTTAACAAAACTCTTCGACGTAGTTCCGATCACTCACATCCTTCACCTCGCAGCACAAGCCGGAGTTCGTTACGCCATGCAAAATCCACAATCTTATATCAAATCCAACATTGCCGGTTTCGTTAACCTTCTCGAAGTTGCAAAAGCTGCTAATCCTCAACCGGCGATCGTTTGGGCTTCATCAAGCTCAGTCTACGGTCTCAACACTGAGAATCCATTCTCAGAGCTTCACCGGACAGATCAACCGGCGAGTCTCTACGCCGCAACTAAAAAAGCCGGCGAGGAAATTGCTCATACTTACAATCACATCTACGGTCTCTCCCTCACCGGACTCCGTTTCTTCACCGTCTACGGTCCTTGGGGAAGACCAGACATGGCGTACTTCTTCTTCACCAAAGATATTCTCCATGGAAAAACCATCGATGTGTACCAAACGCAAGAAGGAAAAGAAGTCGCGCGTGATTTCACGTACATCGATGATATCGTGAAAGGCTGCATAGGAGCTTTGGACACAGCGGAGAAGAGCACCGGAAGCGGCGGGAAGAAGAAAGCACCGGCGCAATTACGAATCTACAATCTCGGAAACACGTCGCCGGTGCCGGTGGGGAAACTCGTATCGATTCTGGAAAACTTGCTGACCACGAAGGCGAAGAAGCACATCCTCAAGATGCCACGAAACGGCGACGTTCCGTACACGCACGCGAATGTGACATTGGCTTACAGAGATTTCGGGTACAAACCAACAACGGATCTTTCAACGGGGTTGAGAAAATTCGTCAAGTGGTACGTTCGTTATTACGGGATTCAGTCAGGGCTAAAAAAGGAAAATCATCTCAATAACGAACAACCCGAGGATTCCGCTTGA